AcgattttatataaaaaaaaaaaagagtaagtACTCAAGATAAAAAGTTACTACAACCTGCATAATACTATTGCAGAGGGGAGAGAAACTCAAGAGTCAAGGCCACTAGGTTGAACAAACTTCCTCACTACACCTTTGTGGTATTTTCTGGTATGTACTCcatctttttcttcatttctcaTCCGAGACAAGCATTTGTTTAACatagagtgtttttttttttgtatagaagaaaaaatttgttttgcCTTTTGATTGTGACAAGGatcttattattattgttgttctTGTGTTTGTGTGTAGAAATATATGAGCAATATGACTTCAAATGGTGGGAAACTTGCTGGTAAGAGAAAATATTCAGACAACGATGAAGAGACTGAAGATGATGCTAGTGTTTATATCAAATTTTCAATCAGGGGTCAGGTATGAATGTAACACTCTTTTCATTTCCATTACTTCTGTTTCCCTTATTTTGCTCTCttcataatcattttttttcttgcaaTTAGTAAGTAAAACATAATTTGATTTCTCTTTACAAAAGCATAAatggttaaataagtttttgttcaaggtaaatattttgaattttgtttttagtttctaCAAAAAATTTATCAAGTTTTAGTCCTTCAAATATTCATAACTTTTGGTCCTTGATTTTAAGTCGATTCATTAGTTTTTATATtcataagctcataagctatttgaaataacatatgaaaaataaggtataagctagtaaaataagttatGAGGCTGTGATGATATGACGATtaccaaacatgtttttttttcctcatatgagcttataagctataagtcatTTTATATGTCTTGTCAAATATACCCTAAggttctgtttggtaaaaaatagcaaATACTCCATCTAGTCTAGTACTTATTATAAGAGAAGTTTTACTTATAagttagctgattgaatttgtagtgtttggtaaatatgtatttgataaaaaagatgatagaggtaaaattggaagaacaaatgataagttataaactcataagctacttgaaataatatttgaaaaataagttataagctgataaaataagttataagctctttttaaaataagctctttttaaaaaatgtttaccAGACAGGTCTTTTTTTGTCATATgggcttataagctataaattcAAAATCTGTCCTTACCAAATAGAGCCTCTAGgtattttttttagctttagCTTATTATCTAACATAAATGTCCATGTGCTAAGTTTTTGCATGAATCAAAACATGCAGAACAAGTAGTTAATTACATCTCTCACATTTTTACTTTTGTTATCTGCCAATGTGCTTCTCTTCATTCAAATGTAGGATGGGAAGGAGATTTTCTTCAGATTGAACCAGAATCGGTACTTAAAACCAGCATTACAAAGTTACTGTCAAAAGGTGAACATGGACTATGAGACTATGAACTTTATCCTTGAAGGCAAACCTATTCGAAAAGAGCGTGATACACCAAAGACGGTTAGTTTCTTTCATAACTTTTTGCTTTCTTTTCATAGTTTCCTTCATTTcaagtgacttataatttggaatTGTGAGAGAACTATTTACTTATAAAGTTTATGATTTTGATTCAAGTGACATATAGTTTCTGTTTTTGATATGTATCTTCAGTTGAAGATGGTAAATGATGACCAGATTGATGCTGTAAAACAGCAAACAGGAGGTGGTGGTGCAGCTGGAGGAAATTAAATGGTTTAGTAGTAGTGAGCTTATTATGAATTGTTAATCTGTTTAATTGTTTGACTATTTTGGTACATGATCCCAAAAATGTACCTAAAACTTGCATGTTCTTGATTATAACCTTTATCTTAGGGAGTACTAACTAAATACAATCTTTATTGACTTGGTGAAAATTTAATCTCATGCCCTTATGATGATATTATATATCAACAATGTTCTCATATTGACTGTCGAATTCGAACTTAAATTTTTGTGAGTATATGATCTGAATTCTAAATTTCTTACCAATGGGATCAAACTACCTATATTGTATTGATGAACATAGTAGTTTGTTTGGTACCAATTATAATATAATGCTGCTAATGTTGAGTTCAGTTGAAAGGATTATTTTCTACAATGTGGTGAACTACAATTGAACATTTTCATGACAGACTTTACATGTTTGTCTACAAACGAAATTATTAGATGAGAAGAGTTATGCCAATTACACAGTGAAATTACATAGTATATGTATGTCTCTAACTATTGAAACTTGTTGCtttagagattaattttgatATACTGCCGttgtaaaaagttttacacTATCGACAGTAATAAGTATTCATTCGATGactttaaaaaaactataagcaaTCATACATATTGACTGAGAACTTTTGTTTATGTTAAATGTAAggtgtatatgaattaaattcaTCAGTTAATTTAGGCACAAAGTTTAATTTATTAGTTACGAGGAGATTATGCTCGAGTgtaagaaaaaatagaactcaTTCATTCTAATTCTAAAAAATACTCCATTTCACTTAACTTGGTATGGAGGATCAAGGTTCGATCCTCtgcaactgcatttgggaggggactaGAACCATTTGATACTAGAACTCGTCCCGGATTTTGGACTACTAGGGCCCCCTttcctaggaaccagagggtgaaaaaaaataaaatactccaCTCCCTATTTTATAGCTAATAATTAATgcaattaaaaatttgaaagcAGTTTGGTAGAAAATGAGACAATTTTTTGGCAATGattactaaatattttttgagtattagttggtttagtggtgattgacgctagacttggtagggaggactacTGTTCGATGACCTGCAACTGTGATCGAGAAGGGTTAAAAATCACATCATGACAAAATTGACCACCAAATCAGATTAGACGGTTCAGTGGACATGATACTGgtggtggaaaaaaaataagtctttttttttgtcttagatgagGTGATAATCCACTAAAATTAAAGTCAcgtataattgtgagatcccggGTCACGACGTCCGACCTAATAATTTCGACAATAAGTCTTTTATCTTTCTCCATCTTTCTTATAAATGGACAACAAacgaataataataataaattgggTGAACATTTCACTATACATCTTATTTTAATATGTACCGTTATATGTAATTATAATAGTAGTAGTTCTataagggcctgtttggattcaacttatttttcagcttatgaaaataaattattcaaataaaaaaaaaattatgttaatttataagtttttattaacaaaaattgtatttttataagttattttctcataaactactttaaaaagtttataataatgcataaaaacttatttatttgtataagtcattttgtataagctcaaaaataagtaaattcaaACTTAAGTATACATTTCTTTAAATctatgttgcatgggtactccattttggacagagtaccggtaccggataccggtacgtgtatggtactcccccggtacgcaccgacgccgtacctagtttttttttttggaatgggTACACCTGTGGTAtaccaatccaaaaaaatacattttttttcttctccttttccttttattagtattttttttataggaaaatttaagttttttatttgtttataatataaaagtagtaactactactaaaaaataataataaagtatcAACTATCCGGTTTTTATTCATATcaatcttcgtcttctctcGAGAAGGAGAAATAgtaatacttataatgaaagtgcaacaaaaatgtgggatattcgtagagatgaatgaaatttatttaatatatagttgatattcttgaaattgctagtctttCTCGCGGTGAACCTAACTTGAGGTCgctctttttagtgatgatgaacAGGGAAATAATGAACTTTTTTTGAGCTAAttgctttttaatttcatatcttaatgtttcgaacaatttaaattacttttaaagtgtCGTGTgatattttttaggtttaattatttgttttaacaatataattctattatttaatatatataattatattaaaaaaaattatagggacgtACTCGtactttaatttttcaaaaaatgacaTACATCGTACCGATACCCGTACCGGATACCCGTACGTACCCACACTCGGGCAACATAGCTTTAAAttctttcatttattttttttaccataatttgaataattaaaaatataattaatctaGTAATCTAGTCTAGTAATTAAAATCACACCAAGATTCCAAAAAACCAATGCAATGacatgtgtcttatgttatgttatgttgtTGATCTCTTCTCTTTTCAATCGAGAAATGAAAATCCAGAAACCCTAAATTTCGTAACATTCCTTAATCAGCGAtcaaaatgatgaagaagaaagttCCCGATTGGCTTAACAGTTCTCTCTGGTCATCACCTACATCATCTCCTCCTTCTCCCGCCATCACCGAATACACCTCCCCCGTCTTCACTCCAATTCCACCTCCCCAACCTCCCTCTCCTCCCCCTCTCATACTTCAAGATCCTCCCCCTACACAGATTATCCAAGAATCTCAATCCGAAGATCCTCATGACGCACCTCCTTCCGAATTTGATATCTCTCACCAGACTCAATTGTTGGCTGAGGTAGTTCCCAGTTTCCACTCTTCACTCTTATTCGTTTATTATCGctttttcaaattttgattttttttttttttttgaattgtttggttttgtttagTTGTCGAAGAAGGTGATGGATATGCGAGAATTGAGGAGGATTGCTTGTCAAGGTGTGCCTGATTCCGCTGGAATACGTTCTACATTGTGGAAGGTGCCATTTTTCTttcagtttgtttttttaattgatttaagtAATAATTGTTGATGTGTTACTTTTCTCGAAGGAGAATGGAAAATCATGTAAAGTAAGAAGGTGTTTATTAGAATGAGAGTCGAATGTTTGTTACCGTGTACACCCTCTGGTCActgttataagcaaaaaatacattttatgttcattaaataattgatgtatcagTATTTAGTGAACCTAAAGAgtgattttttgcttataacgGTGACTGGAGGGTGTATTGTTTGCTATGGATGGAAATGTAGTGATGGAAGTGTAATGATGCCTTCCATATTGGGATTTAATTTGGGTGGTTTAAGTTAATATAGACTagagttttcttttttgttgattGAAAGGAGTGAAATTCAAATTGTAGAATACTATTATTGCAACTTATGCTTATTGATGTTTGCAGCTTTTGCTTGGATATCTTCCACCAGATCGAGGGCTTTGGTCATCTGAATTAGCTAAGAAGAGGTCACAGTACAAGCAATTCAAAGAGGAGATTCTCATGAATCCTGTAAGTTAGTTGCTTATGAATTATGTTATATCATCTTAGTTTGGAGGGTAGAAGAGTGGCTTGAAAGAttcgtgttctttcttctttttttaatagaaaggaaataaaattaactaattaaatgaGGCAAATAGACACCCCTAACATCATCCAACGTGATAGTAGCAAGTAAAGGACAGGGAACATCAAAACTAAGGCCTTCAAATTCAAAGGGAGCATAATGCCCCTTATTAGCTAAGAAATCAGCACACTGATTGGTTTCCCGATAAATGGGAGTTTTCCGGTTCGGAAGATGaaagatgaagaagagaaatgATCTCTTGTAGAATAGGAGTGAGAAAAGCATTATTTTAACTTCCAAAGCGAACCCTGTCAACGATAACTTTCAAGTCCATATCAGATTCTACCCAAGGAAAGATTCCTTAATTGTGAGAGGTTGAACTAAAATCTGTAGAATCGGATTGCATTTCTTTTCGCATAATCTGTATTGATTCTTGCATCAAACTATGGGCCAGAAGTAGTGAGATAATTCTAAGGACTCTATTATCAAATTAACTTTTGAACTTTTATCagattttgctttttttaaatCTGTAGAGTACATGTTTGTCTATGTGCTATGTTTGTTGACTTGGTATTTTTGATGCACCTTCTATTTGCTTTATCTTTTTTGGCTCTGAATGTTTCTGTCGCTAGCTAGTCAGAAATCACAAGGAAGATGTATAACTCAACAATTGGTGATGCTGATGATGCCAAGCGTGACAGGGCTTTGCTCTCTAGATCAGAAATCCCTCATGATGAGCATCCTTTGAGTCTTGGGAAGACCAGCGTATGGAATCAGTTCTTCCAGGTACAATGCAAAGGAATCTGTTTTAATTAGATATTTGAATATTTCAATATGATGAAGTCTCTGGTCGTGCATAAACTATCAACTATGTTGCACAGTCCCCGTGATACTTATCACATGTTACTTAAATTGGTGACAACCGGAAACTGTTTTTCACATGAAATAAAAACTTCCCGTACCTGCACAAAAAGTGGACTGGTAGCGCACATTTGTGATATCTGTAATGTTAATTACTTGTTGTCTACTCTGacatttttctataattttaatgAGTATCTCATAGTCAATTTTTACCTATAATAGAATGTCTTTATGATGACGTGACGGCCTTTTCAGATTTGTTACCACATGTACTGTTGATAATCTTGCTACTGTCAATCTGTTAATCTTTAGTTTTTTCAAATTGGATGCTATTGTACTATAATATTTTGGTATGCACAGGCTGTTGTGAAGAAGCAAATGATCCTCTTTGCATTTTGTAGGATACAGAAATCATAGATCAGATTGACCGAGATGTAAAGCGCACTCATCCTGATATGCACTTTTTCTCTGGTGATTCtaaattttcaaaatccaaCCAGGTTGTTCCTTTATTTTTGTGGAAATTGGTATGATCTCCATGATTCAAGTCTTTTCTGGCATGAACCTATgatttaccttctttttttGCTGACATTTTCAGGAGGCTTTAAAgaacatattaattatttttgcaaAGCTAAATCCAGGTGTAAAATATGTTCAAGGGATGAATGAGTTATTGGCTCCTCTATACTATGTGTTCAAAAATGACCCAGATGAAGAAAATGCAGTGagtatatcattttttttttcctgactTCTTGTAATCTTAGTTTTCCAGTATTTATTCCATCATAGAGTAGAATATTATACATGACCCTGTAGCCTCCTTTCCATTcaattaatcaaattttttgttgTGTGAAATCTTATTAATATTGATAAGAAGCACTCTGTATGCATATCTGTCACGTTTCACACGTTTTTATTTCATCTTTCAACTGGCTGAtactttgtaacaaaaaaaaagggttgATATTTCCAAGTGAATACATAAATTGAAGGATAATCCATAATGGGGATAGAGATGACAAATCAAAATTTAGGTGTGATCAGTTAAAAAAGTATCATTACACACGGAAATTTAGACAAGAAATCTTGGTATAATGTATGATCACGGGaatgtttgttttgttagaaaataaatttttagataGTAATAAAGAGTCATGTAGATTTATGCTACACTTATGCTCTCTTATATTATTGGTTTATTGTGCTTAACAGCTCCCAATTACAATATGCAGACCTTTGCTGAAGCTGATgcgttcttttgttttgttgagcTATTGAGTGGGTTCCGAGATAACTTTGTTCAACAACTAGACAATAGTGTTGTGGGAATCCGATCAACTATTACAAAATTGTCCCAGCTTTTAAGAAAACATGATGAAGAGCTGTGGCGTCATCTTGAGATCACTTCCAAAGTAAGAGTTTTTAAGATATATTATGTATAGTACAGTTTGGCTTTTAGTTTACATTTGGAACTATACTGAGTAGGCCGTGCATCTAATTTAAACCATTCTTGTTCTTGCTGTTACAGTTACAGTTagctattttaatttttttgtttttacattgTGGTATACACTGTTATGCAATTGTCTGTAGACTTTGTGCACTTCTCTGAAGTCTGGTCTATTAAATTTgttaaataaactaaatattgaGTATACGAAAAAATGGGCCCTTTGCTGCTTCATTGCTTTAGTGATATTACCTCCTGTGTTAGAATTGTTATTTTGCTAGTTAATTTTTGTCTGTTAATACTTTTTATGTTTATCTACCAATTAAGCAACATGGACGGGCCTTTAATTAGTCTACATTTTTTTCTACATGCTTTCCAAATCATTCAACCATGCATTTGCTTTTGGCTATTAAATAGTTTATCAGAAATGGCTAATTTTTCTTGTTCTGAATGTCAGATCAATCCCCAATTCTATGCATTTAGGTGGATCACTCTCCTGTTGACTCAGGAATTCAATTTTGCCGACAGCCTTCACATTTGGGACACTCTTTTAGGTGATCCAGAGGGTACACAGGTACAATCTTGTTCCGatgtactttttattttaatggcaTGGTATTTGTCAATTTGATTGTCTCCCACTTTCTTCGATAACAATAATAAGAGGTCGGATTGGGTTTGATGTTTTGAAGTTACTTTTAGCAGCAAAGAAGTTTTTGCTCATAGTGATGTTGATTTTTCATTAGTGTTTCAGTTTGCATTTATACTCTAAATCCACTTTAGAGGATCTTGATTGTGAAGGAAAAGTGAAGGTTATGGCCATTTATTGGAACATTGAACACATGTtttgttccttattattttttgtgcATGAGAGCGCTCGAGTGTGTCATAAGTTTCTAGTTTTCAGTGACTATTGCATGCTACTGGAAATTTCTGTCTGTTCTTAAACTGTATATATAACTGATGATTGTAGACCAGGGAGTCAATGAGTTTGGATTAtctgttaatttttttggtctCGATGCACTTTTTAGTGGGAAAACTGACACAATGCTCTGCAGGAGACGCTTCTCCGGGTATGTTGTGCAATGCTAATTCTCATTCGCAAGCGCCTCCTAGCAGGTGATTTCACTTCAAATCTCAAGTTGCTACAAAATTACCCCTCGACAAACATTAGCCACTTGCTCTATGTTGCCAATAAGTTTCGTGTACAGTCAGTCTAATGGTTCTCGCCCCTAATTTTTTGCATTTTGCTTTTGTATCTCTAATTTAGTGTTTGAAATCTAATGCTTGTAAATGACTCTAAATTTGAGGCTGCAGCAACTATTTATTTGTCTAGTACTATTTAGTGTTTATTTATCTTATGGTTCCATCAATTCGTGCTTGTAATATGCCTATATTGACCTCTCCTCactcttcaaaaaataatagtttgttGGGACTTTAGATCAAACTATGATATGAAATTTTTAACTTATATTGAAGTATGGATATTATATAGCACACTACCTTCTAACAGGATAAACAGAAATTGGCGAGAAGGGCTCTTGTGAGTGCCTTTTCCATGCCCTGTGAATGTAAATCCTCTTTTTTGCACAAGCAAACCATGTTGCAAACCAATCTCTCCCCTTATCCCTGTGTAAGCTTTCTTCTCATTCAACCTCTTGTCTTGGCCCCAAAGGTCCACAACCTTTGTTTGTGGTGGTCCTCTCTGGTTGTTGTCTTGGGTTGGCAAACA
This portion of the Trifolium pratense cultivar HEN17-A07 linkage group LG3, ARS_RC_1.1, whole genome shotgun sequence genome encodes:
- the LOC123914196 gene encoding small ubiquitin-related modifier 2-like encodes the protein MSNMTSNGGKLAGKRKYSDNDEETEDDASVYIKFSIRGQDGKEIFFRLNQNRYLKPALQSYCQKVNMDYETMNFILEGKPIRKERDTPKTLKMVNDDQIDAVKQQTGGGGAAGGN
- the LOC123914197 gene encoding TBC1 domain family member 13-like, encoding MMKKKVPDWLNSSLWSSPTSSPPSPAITEYTSPVFTPIPPPQPPSPPPLILQDPPPTQIIQESQSEDPHDAPPSEFDISHQTQLLAELSKKVMDMRELRRIACQGVPDSAGIRSTLWKLLLGYLPPDRGLWSSELAKKRSQYKQFKEEILMNPSEITRKMYNSTIGDADDAKRDRALLSRSEIPHDEHPLSLGKTSVWNQFFQDTEIIDQIDRDVKRTHPDMHFFSGDSKFSKSNQEALKNILIIFAKLNPGVKYVQGMNELLAPLYYVFKNDPDEENATFAEADAFFCFVELLSGFRDNFVQQLDNSVVGIRSTITKLSQLLRKHDEELWRHLEITSKINPQFYAFRWITLLLTQEFNFADSLHIWDTLLGDPEGTQETLLRVCCAMLILIRKRLLAGDFTSNLKLLQNYPSTNISHLLYVANKFRVQSV